Below is a window of Oryza brachyantha chromosome 10, ObraRS2, whole genome shotgun sequence DNA.
GATCTCCGATGTTGTTCGAGGCTGGCTTGGCCAAAAGGATTGTTCGCTCGACAGGATTCCGTTCTGCGGTTCCACAATCGGGATGGTCGACGGCTGCATCTATGTTTTGGGGGGATTCTCCAGAGCTTCCGCGATGAAATGCGTGTGGAGGTATGATCCTTTCGTCAATGCGTGGCAGGAGGTTAGCTCGATGAGCACCGGCCGCGCCTTCTGCAAGGCTAGCCTGCTGAACAACAAGCTGTATGTTGTTGGTGGTGTCAGCAAAGGCAAGAATGGGTTGGCTCCGCTCCAATCCGCCGAGGTGTTTGACCCAAGAACAGGAATTTGGGCGGAGATGCCCGACATGCCGTTCTCCAAAGCACAAGCTCTGCCAACTGCCTTCTTGGCTGAGCTACTGAAGCCCATTGCTACCGGGGTGACCTCATTTGGAGGCAAGCTTTATGTTCCTCAAAGTCTGTATTCCTGGCCGTTCTTTGTTGATGTTGGTGGGGAGACCTTTGATCCTGAGACAAATTCATGGGCAGAAATGCCTGTAGGAATGGGCGAGGGCTGGCCTGCGAGGCAGGCTGGTACAAAGTTAAGTGCTGTCATAGATGGGGACCTGTATGCTTTGGAGCCATCAACTTCTTCTGATAGAGGTAAGATAAAGATTTATGATCCTCAGGAAGATACTTGGAAGGTTGCGGTTGGCCAGGTACCTGTAGGTGATTTTGCGGAGTCGGAATGCCCGTACTTACTTGCAGGATTTCTTGGCAAGCTCCATTTGATCATCAAAGATGTAAATAGCAAGATCAATATAATGCAAACTGA
It encodes the following:
- the LOC102699715 gene encoding F-box/kelch-repeat protein At1g22040-like, which codes for MGALLSSPSSKNQSWEHGGASEPDSSKKPRMSAPLSGCGPPRLIPGLPDEISLQILARMPRMGYMNAKMVSRSWKAAVTGAEVYRVRKELGVSEEWLYMLTKSDDGRLVWSAFDPVCNQWQRLPLMPGVSHGGGGCRRGIPGVWFGDLLSAGVRISDVVRGWLGQKDCSLDRIPFCGSTIGMVDGCIYVLGGFSRASAMKCVWRYDPFVNAWQEVSSMSTGRAFCKASLLNNKLYVVGGVSKGKNGLAPLQSAEVFDPRTGIWAEMPDMPFSKAQALPTAFLAELLKPIATGVTSFGGKLYVPQSLYSWPFFVDVGGETFDPETNSWAEMPVGMGEGWPARQAGTKLSAVIDGDLYALEPSTSSDRGKIKIYDPQEDTWKVAVGQVPVGDFAESECPYLLAGFLGKLHLIIKDVNSKINIMQTDVLKPVELSAPGTVSTCQDQHLSSQQETNLWKVIASKDLAAAELVSCQVLNI